One Bombus huntii isolate Logan2020A chromosome 12, iyBomHunt1.1, whole genome shotgun sequence DNA segment encodes these proteins:
- the LOC126871859 gene encoding uncharacterized protein LOC126871859 has translation MNDMEVYITCPYNKCHRIRKSRFQIHITKCAKNYQKDDKLACKYDRTHILDSEQYEHHLTICPSSGDVKSKEITLESDEDVPRILVERVPNTRTRTMDEDWTGNNRSYNPLAATENRDVIRGAIAMSKSQKKQFKQYERERMSLLQRTNSDSSSNTSSNTSTARKKVDIEQPLQPPKQLSKAMLCDGNFASNLISKLDKLKIEESDGKKGTKSISSKKEDVSIISNNSSNIADSTKNCLKNNTIDTSTDIGITSSTINNSFSQKGKENIPNEENNAVALFKDIFEADKGVSDVGSDLNINVISQGNNPEAQGNDKKDNIKKNNSQPKSSKQGSSNSQNIIPCNTKIAAKLYGEAKKISTGRGFTRIYQHLNSNMKMEKEGEGKKMTQDLVSDYGYDKE, from the exons ATGAATGACATGGAGGTTTATATTACTTGCCCATACAACAAATGTCATCGTATTAGAAAATCTAGATTTCAAATTCATATAACAAAATGTGCCAAAAATTACCAGAAAGATGACAAGCTTGCTTGTAAATACGATAGGACACACATATTAGACTCGGAACAGTATGAG CACCATTTGACAATATGTCCATCGAGTGGAGACgtaaaaagtaaagaaatcACATTAGAATCAGATGAAGACGTTCCGAGAATTCTAGTGGAGAGAGTACCTAACACGAGAACTCGTACAATGGATGAAGACTGGACTGGAAATAATCGATCATATAATCCACTAGCTGCAACAGAAAATAGAGATGTAATTAGAGGGGCGATTGCTATGTCAAAATCACAGAAGAAACAGTTTAAACAGTatgaaagagagagaatgtCTCTTCTTCAAAGGACTAACAGCGACTCTAGCAGCAACACTAGCAGCAACACGAGCACCGCAAGAAAGAAAGTAGACATTGAACAGCCATTGCAGCCACCTAAACAACTTTCTAAAGCAATGTTATGCGATGGAAATTTTGCTAGTAATCTTATTTCCAAGTTAGACAAATTGAAAATAGAGGAAAGCGACGGGAAGAAGGGAACAAAGAGTATTTCATCGAAGAAAGAAGATGTTTCCATTATAAGTAATAATAGCAGCAACATAGCAGATTCTACAAAAAATTGCTTGAAAAATAATACTATCGATACAAGTACTGATATAGGTATCACTTCTTCAACTATAAATAATAGCTTTAGtcaaaaaggaaaagaaaatattcctAATGAAGAAAACAATGCTGTTGCGTTATTCAAAGATATTTTTGAGGCTGATAAAGGTGTTTCAGATGTAGGAAGTGATCTTAacataaatgtaatttctcAAGGAAATAATCCTGAAGCACAAGGAAACGATAAAAaggataatattaaaaaaaataattctcaaCCAAAGTCAAGTAAACAAGGTAGCTCTAACTCTCAGAATATTATTCCGTGCAATACAAAAATAGCAGCAAAACTTTATGGGGAGGCAAAAAAGATTAGTACTGGGAGAGGATTCACTAGAATTTATCAGCATTTGAACTCTAAtatgaaaatggaaaaagaaggagaagggAAGAAAATGACACAAGATTTGGTTTCTGACTACGGTTATGACAAAGAATAG
- the LOC126871862 gene encoding proteasome subunit alpha type-4: MARRYDTRTTIFSPEGRLYQVEYAMEAISHAGTCLGILATDGVLLVAERRNINKLLDEVYYSEKIYKLNDDIVCSVAGITSDANVLTNELRLIAQRYLLQYGEPIPCEQLVSWLCDVKQAYTQYGGKRPFGVSILYMGWDKHYGYQLYQSDPSGNYGGWKATCIGHNSAAAVSSLKQEYDNNNITLDEAKALAIKVLSKTLDLNKLSGDKVEMVTLIRENDKTITRILPTSEVDALIAEHDRLEALAEQAKKEKQKL, from the exons ATG GCACGCAGATATGATACACGCACGACAATCTTTTCTCCCGAGGGTCGTCTTTATCAAGTAGAATATGCAATGGAAGCTATAAGTCATGCAGGTACTTGCCTTGGCATTTTAGCAACTGACGGTGTTCTACTTGTGGCAGAAAgacgtaatataaataaattattggaTGAGGTATATTATTCTGAAAAGATCTACAAACTGAACGATGACATTGTGTGCTCTGTCGCTGGTATCACTTCCGATGCTAATGTATTAACAAATGAATTACGTTTAATCGCGCAACGATATTTACTGCAATATGGAGAGCCTATTCCTTGCGAGCAACTTGTGTCTTGGCTTTGCGATGTAAAGCAAGCGTATACACAATATGGAGGAAAAAGGCCTTTTGGTGTTTCCATCTTATATATGGGATGGGACAAGCATTATGGATACCAATTGTATCAGTCAGATCCAAGTGGGAATTATGGAGGCTGGAAAGCAACTTGTATCGGACATAATTCTGCTGCTGCGGTATCATCGTTAAAGCAGGAATATGATAATAACAATATCACGTTAGACGAAGCAAAAGCGCTGGCTATAAAAGTGCTGTCTAAGACTTTAGATCTCAATAAGTTATCAGGAGACAAAG tgGAAATGGTCACCCTAATAAGAGAAAACGATAAAACTATTACAAGGATCCTTCCTACGAGTGAAGTTGATGCTTTGATCGCAGAACACGATCGTTTAGAAGCACTTGCTGAACAAgcaaagaaagagaaacagaaattataa